CGGCACGCGGCTGGCCGACCCGAGGTGGACGAGGAGGGCAGCCAGTGCGAACCCGAGGGTGACCAGAAGGCCGATCGCCACCTGCGGCACCCGGACCCGCCGACGAGGGGGCACGACACCGGGGGCTCTCGGTGCGTGCCCGTTGCCCGCCACGCGAGCTGCGGCACCAGGGGGGAACGGCGCGGTGCTCGTCATCTCAGTCCTCCCCGATCGCCTGGATCTCGCCGACGACCACCTCGATCGACGAGGTGCGGCTGATGGCAGGAAGCGAGCCTCCGGCGCCGATGTTCGAGGTCCACGCCACCTCCAGGCTCACGGCGGCCGACAGCTCGAGTCCGCCGGACGCTGTCCGGTAGGAGTGGGAGCAGTCCGTCGCCGACTCGGGCAGGCCGGGCTGCCACGGTCGGCCGGTGCCGCAGCGGAGTGCTGCTCCATCGCCCACGGACCAGGAGGTCGATGTCGGGCGTGCCGTCACCGTGACCGTCACCCGTCCTGCGGTCGCCGTCGCCTCGTACGTCTGCCACCACCCTTGGTCGACCCACAGCCATGTCGGCACGTTGACGACGAGGTCACCCGCATCCGGGCTCGTGCGGATCGCCGGTCCCTGGATGCCGATCGACGACAGCGCCTCGATGGCGAGCGCGGCGGGGTCGACGAGCCCACCTTCTGGGATGACGAACGCTCCATCGACGGCGACGGGACCGACGCCCGGGCAGACGTACTGGAGCCACCGGCCGGTGTTCGAGTGCATCGTGTCGAGGGTGTCGACGTCGTAGATGGACATCTGGAAGTCGTCCTCGATCACGACCTCCCAGACACAGGGGTCCGGGTCCCCGCCCGATCCGGTCGAGGCGGTGTCGGGCGTGCCGGAGCCTCCGTCCTCAGCGGTGGCGGTCGGAGAACCGCTGCCGTCGACATAGGCCCCTCCTCCTGGTCCGGGAGGACGGTTGTCGGCGAGAGCCGGTGAGGCGAGGCAGAGCGTGATCAGCCCCGCCAGGGCGGCTGTCAGGAGACCAGCGCGCATCCTGCCACCCCCTCCCAGACCTGGATCGCTCGCACCGCTGAGACCCGCCATGGCCCACCGTGCTCTCGGACGAGGTCGCCGCGGACGTTGTGGGTGCTGATGTCGTCATCGACCACGTCACCGGTGTCCTGACGCACGACGAGGCCGTCATCGACGTAGCACTCCTGCACCACGGCGACGTCGCCATCGATCGACACCACCTCGACCCGTTGGATGGCGGCGGGGTCCTCCCGTTGGCGGTAGGCGAGACCCGCTTCGAGGTTGCTCTGCGCCTCGGACATCGCCGCCTCGAGCTGAGCGCCGGTGGCGAACTCGGCCAGGCCCGGGTGAGCGGGGTCGGGAACGCCCGAGTTGGCCTCGAGCCGAGCGGCCCAGTACCCGAGGTAGCGATCGATCACCTCCTGCTCGGCGGCATCGGCGCCCGTTGGACCGGTCGTCACGGGCGGAGCCGAGGTGGTCGAGGTGGTGGACGACGACGTCGGCGAGGTGGAGCTGGTCGCCGGCCGCGACGAGGGGCTCTGGGCGTCTGTTGTGCTGCTCGTGCGCGGTCCCGGGTCGGTTCGACCATCGTCACCACCGCATCCGACGGCGAATGCACCGACCACCAGCACCACGGCCCATGGATGCCTCCACCTGCGTTGGCGCTTCTGGTGCTTGAGAACCATGGTCCTCTCCCCGTTCGCCCGAGCGGTCAGGCGCCGGCCGTGCCGTGGACGGGAGGACGGGGCTGGGGGCATCGACCACGGGGCATCCGACGTGTCGGCCCGCACCGAGGAGGCGGACCGAATCCTGCCGAGGCAGGACACGCCAGAACTACCCAGATGTGTGCTGGAACATGCATGAGATATTATGAAAGGGCAGGACCTACACATCTGGAACCTCGTGAGAGGGGGACGAGGAGTCATTGGTGCTCCACCGTCAGGAGCGAGCCCCGCACCGCGACAGGTGAACCCCCGGCGTCCTCCACAGCGACCACCGGGACCACCGTGTAGGTCCCGCCATCGAGGATCTCGCCGGAGCAGGACCGGGGCGGGAGCGCCGCGGAGAGCTCGACCACCTCCGACGGTTCCAGGGTCACCGTGGATGGCATGAGAACGGGAGTGGCCATCTCTGTGTCGACGAAGGCGTCGTCGCTGAGACCGACGACGCCGGCTGGGTTCGAGATGGTCAGCGACCTGCTCCCGACGTTGCGGGCGACGACGACGACTTGCTGGAGCGCACCGAAAGGCGCTTCGAGCGTCCGCCACTCGACCGGCTCTTGGATGGCCAGCTCGAGGCCGAACACCCCAGCGGGAGCGAGCGCATGACCGCAGGTCCCGGTCTGTTCAGGTGCCACCGCACCCGTTTGCGGTCCGCCTGGCTCCATGGCGTCGATGCCGAAGCGGGCGTCGGCCTCTGGTCCTTGAGGTCGGGTCGCGACCCCCACACCGAGAAGGGCGACGCATGCCAGCGCGGCTGCACCCGCACCCCGAAGGCGGTTGCGGCGGCGACGGAGGCGACCGTGGACCCGGCCAAGGGCCATGGACACCTGATCGTCCAAGACGGGGGCGGTCCGGGGGATCTCGCTCACGATGCGGCCTCCAGGTCGACGGGGCCGAGGTGGGCCCGCAGTGCGGCGAGACCACGGTGGGCGTGGATCTTGACGGTGCCGGGAGCGATCCCGAGCGCTTGCGCGGTCTCGCTCTCGCTCAGGTCGGCGAGGTACCTCAGCGCGACCACCTCTCGTTGGCGCTTCGGCAGCCGCCGAAGCGCGTCGACCAGGTCGAGGCGATCGGAGGACGTAGCAGGCGACGTGCGGGCTCGCTCTCGGAACCTCGAGCGCCGGCCCGAGCGCCGAGCGGTGTCGATCGCCAGGTTGGAGGCGACGCGCACGGTCCAGGGGCCGGCGTAGGTCGAGACCTGATCCCAGTGCCTAGCCGCTCGGTAGCAGGCATCGACGGCGACGTCGTCGGCTGCGTGCTCGTCCCGCAAGATCCGTCGGGCGGCCGAGAAGGCGGCCCGGTAGATGGCCGGGAACGCCTGGTCGAAGCCATCCGGGGCGGGCGACGCCGTCATGCACCCCTCATACGAGTTGGACGCCGGTGGGGGTTTACATACCCAAGCGGATTCCTGACACGACCTGAAGCGCGCCGCCACCGACGACATGGCTGAGCGGCTCACCCGACCAGGCGCAAGTCGCGGAGGCGGCGCTCGGCTCGCCAGCGGCGCTGGCCAATGGCGGCAGCCGTGGTCCCCTGCTCGCGAGCGAGCTCCACGAGTGTCTCGCCGTGAACCCGCGTGCGGACGATCATCGAGGCTGCCCTAGGCATGACGTGGCCCTCGAGCTCGGCGTCGCGGAGCTGCTCGAAGACCGAGTGGGAGATCACCTCGTCCTCCGGCGTCCAGCCGGACGAGGGCGGATCGGTCACCATCTCCGCCCACTCACCGGGAGCCTCGATCCGGCGATGTGCCCGGTAGCGCTTCTTCACGTCCAGCAGGACGTTGCCGGCGACCCGCCCGTCCCGGTCGACGGGGTAGGTCCGGATCCGCTCCCAGGCGATCGAGATCAGCTCCTCGACGGCGTTGTGATCGTCGTTCCCCGTCGTGCGGGCGAGGTGGACGAGGCCCGGCAGGAGGGCCTGGAGGAGCGTCCGGGCGGCGAGGTCATCGTCGGCAGCCATGGTCACCAGCGCCCGGAGGACGGGATCCGCCCGCCCAGCGTCGCGACGGGCGGCGAGGACGTCGTCGAGGTCGACGAGCCCGGCCAACGCCTCGTGGGTGTTCGCCCACCGGATGACGGTGCGGCGCGCCAGCGGGCCCGTGGCGATGCGGTCCCACTCTCGGTCCAGGTCCTGTGCGACTCGTGCCATCGGAGGCCTCCTCGTGTCGATGAGCACGGGGAGGATCTGATGGAGGGGTCGTGCGAACTGTCGTGAGGGGAGTCGTGCTCGCGAAGGTTCCCGCACGATCACCTCCCTCCGACGAGGGATCGGCGGGGGGTCGGCGGCCTAGCGAGCCGTGGAACGGCATCACCTGATCACCATCTCGCCGGCAGGTCACCCCGATCCTCGGGTCGCG
Above is a window of Iamia majanohamensis DNA encoding:
- a CDS encoding RNA polymerase sigma factor: MTASPAPDGFDQAFPAIYRAAFSAARRILRDEHAADDVAVDACYRAARHWDQVSTYAGPWTVRVASNLAIDTARRSGRRSRFRERARTSPATSSDRLDLVDALRRLPKRQREVVALRYLADLSESETAQALGIAPGTVKIHAHRGLAALRAHLGPVDLEAAS